TCGGGAAAAGGTGAGCCTGGGATGAAACCAAGAAGGCAGCCACTTCAGGGTCATGAACTTGGGTGAACCTGGGGAATTTATAACCATGGGGGGCTCTGGGGGAAGGCTTTCCTTTCATCTTCTTGGGACTCTGGGAGTCCCTGCTGTAGTGATgaagtctatttatttatttacttacttatttatttttagagaggggaagggagggagagagggagagaaacatcaacatgcagttgcctctcgcacactccctactggggacctggcacacaacccaagtatgtgccctgactgggaatcgaaccagcaacattttggttctgaggccagcagtcaatccactgagccacagcagccagggctggtgatGCAGTCTCTTATTCGCCCCTGACCTTTGTCCTTCCTCTCTTGTTAGACTAGTAGCTAAAAGTCGACCTCGTAAGCTTTGCACACAGAGTATCAGGGAGCACCGTGTACTTAGATGACGTGTGCATAATTCTCCCATGGAGCTCTGCTACGAGAGAGCACCTGATTGTTGGACTTTTTGTACTTCCCTGAGTCCGAGCCCCACCACTGAGGGGCTGGCCTTACTTTTCACTGCAGCGGTCTGTGATGATTGTGGCCCAGAAGCCCAGGACGCAGAAGATGGAAGGCGTGGCGAGCATCATGGAGCCCAGGTTGACCAGAGTCACAAGGAAGGCATCGTGGAGACAGTTGTTGGACGGGTCCATGTACGAGGACAAAGAGACAATGGGGCCATAGCCGAGACCCAAGGTAAACAAGACTTGGACCCCCGCATAGCACCACACATCCACGCTGTACAGAGCCGATAACTGAAAGGGAGAAGACAGGAACGAGCACAGAGGTCAAAGACGAGGAGAACCTTAACACAATAAAGGGGGGTGGACGCAGAGAAAGATAATGGGGAAAGGCCACCTAAGAACAGAcaatagggccctggctggtgtggctcagtggactgagtgccaacctgagaatcaaagggtcaccggttcgattcccagtcagggcacaagcctgggttgcgagtgaggtccccaggaggggcacgtgagaggcaaccacacattgatgtttctctccctctctttctccctcccttcccctctctaaaagtaaataaataaaatctttaaaaaaaaatgaatagatacTACGTACCCTCTAAGGCCTGACAGAAGAGTAGGGAAGATGCACCTTACCTTGAAAACCTTCAGATGTTGAAGGCCGAATCCCGCTCCCTCTAGCAGCGGCCCCCGGACGAGGAAACAGAGCATGATTATGTAGGGCACTGGCACCAACACATACATGACCTGAGTGGAGAGTAGGACATGTCAGCAAGCATGTGCCAGTGGGGTCAACCCACAGTCACCAGTGGTAGGAAGTTCTGAGTTGGCCATGAGGAGGAGTTAGAAGACGGCTTtcagcaggggccaggggccagtggGAGTGGCAGGCCAGAGGGAGTGAGACAGTAGGAGGTCAAGAAGTAATCATTTAGGCGAGGGCTGAGAGTATCTGAGACTGTTTAGGAACTCACAAACGGTGGCTCACCTTCCCAATGGACTTGAGCCCATTAATCATGAAAGTGCCGACTAGACACCAAGACAGCAGAAAGGGCACGCTCAGACTGAAGACTGGTGGCCCGCTGTCCTCAATGCTGTCGGAGGCCTTCAGGGTCATCCGGTACCAGAAGTACATGGAGGGTGTCGTCCGCTCACATTCAGGATCTGAGTAAGGGTATCTGGCTTTCAACACGGTTGCTGGGCAGGGTGGCCCTACCCCTCTCCGTTAGCGCTTCCCCCGCATCCCTTCcatctcatttcttcttccttctactctctgcctctcctttacCCCATCCTCACTCCTTAGTCCTCTTCCaaattcccttcccctctcaccaaAGTCACTGGAGTTCTTCAGTAGAGGACAGTGCTCCCATGGAATGGAATACCTGAAGGACTGACTCAGGTAGGTGAGGATCCAGGCATTCAAGACGTTCAAGTACAAGCCGGCGATGAGGCACACCTGTGAAGCCAAGGAGGCggtggctggggaggagggacgGGGACAGGAAAAACGAGGGAATTTGACAGAGGACTGGGGAACTGAAGGGACTTGACCCATGCAAGGGAAATCAGGGGACCCATTCCAGGacaagggctggggtggggatgggggagaagggTAGGCTCGGGCAGCCCAGGGATCCTCACCATGAAGCTGGTGTACCCCACACCACCGACCCAGGGGCCAATGATCTTCCACACACCAATGCTGCCCTGGTGCATCCTCTGACCGACGGCCATctccaggaagaggagaggaatcCCAATCGAGAGCAGCAAGAAGATGTAGATGAGGCAAAAACTCCCTGTGCAGGACATTTGATGAGGGAACCATCTTGGACTTCTTTGGGAGGAGTCCAAAAGAACATTCCCCACCCGTGATGTCCCTTAGAACCACAGGCATTAAGACTCAATTATTTCCACATCCCTTACCGTCCCAGGTGTCCAGTCCCTGGGCCCCCAGTTCCTAGAAGGCCCAGATGTGTCCTTGCCACCTCCAGCCCTGACACAGACTTCTAGCCCCTCCATCCTCACGTTCAGATTTCCTCCTGCGCCTCCCTCCCTCTCGGGGTCCTCTGCGTTCAGGCCCCGCCTCCTCTCCTGTTCCCAGTGCCTAGTCTGTAGCCTCTACACGTCCCAGAGACCATGGAGTTCGAAGCCTGGCTAGGCTTCTGTCTTGCTAGCCCCTGGTGGACCCCCGATTCCTGGTCCCCAGACTTACAACCTCCGTGGTGAAGCCACAGGTAGGGAAACCGCCAAAGGTTGATTGCCCTCACGGAGTAGCCCACCTGGGCCAGGATGTACTCAACCTTGTTAGACCAGAGTGGCCGGGTATAGGGGGCCtcgctcttcttcttcttcttctttttctctggcaCCTCCGTCATCTTAATTAAGGGTTTCTGTTTCAGGGCTTGGGCAGATTCCAGCCCCAATACAGAGGTTTGCTTGGGTTGGGTATACCTTTTCTGTGCCTCATAAGCCTGAGTCTCCCAGGCCTTAGCCTTCTCAGCTCGGGCTTCCAAAGTCTGGGTATCTGAAGCCCAGGCCACCAGAGACCCTGGGCCCTTGTTTTCCCAAGTGTGGCTTCCTGGGAAACTCTCTGAAAGGTTTGAGTCAGTAGATGAGGCTTTTGGCAGGGAAGATTCTGACGGCTGGGCCTCTCTCTTCAGTCCAGGCTGAACCTGTGCAGGCGCTTCTGAAAGCCCGAGGGAGGGACTGCCTCCCTGAGCAGACCTGAAGGACGCCAGAAACAGGATTTCAGATTCTAGAGTCAAGGAATGACTGAGTTGCAAAATAATCTTCAACACCTCTCCTTAAAGCAAACCTTTCATTTCTGCCCCTAACACCCCTGAAGTTCAAAGCACCCAAAAAGTACTCTTACATAAGTTTTACTTCTTAGAAATGCTTTGGTGCAAAAGATCAGGCTAGAGAAAAGCGAGCTAACAGCAGTCAGGAATCTCACTCGATGAGTCTCCGGAAACACCAAGGGGTACTCCCCACCAAGGGAGACACCATTTTCAGTGGGTTTTTTGAAGTAAAGAAACTAATTTCATATCAAATCCTCCTTGTAGCCTCAGGGGAGTAGTtttctctctctgagcttcctcatctgtaaaacatccaggtctctgctcaaataccGCCTCGCCGGCAATGCCTTCCCTGCCCACCTATCTAAAATCACAGCCtccctaccctggctggtgtgtctcagtggactgagtgccggcctgtgaaccaaaaggtggccggttcaattcccagtcagggcacatgcctgggctgtaggccaggtcccctgtatgGGGGCatggagaggcaactgattgatgtatctctcacacatggatgtttctctctctttttctccctccctcccttcccctctctctaaaaataaacaaataaaacctttaaagtaAAATCGCAGCCTACCTATCGGCTACTCTTTCCATCctaactacttttatttttcctcacagTATTGCTCACCTCCAGATGTGATTAACTATCGATTGTTGATCTAGTTACTGTCTCTGTCCACCCTCCTCCCTAGCTGTTCTGTCCCCAGCAAGAGGACAGTGCTCTACCTCATGTCTCCTTTCCACTGTCTCTGCTGCTGCTACGCTGACCTTTGGTTGGCTCCTCAAATACTCTATGAGCGAATGGGCGGAGAGcgtactgaaaaagaaaagaaatgcataaaAGCGGGATGTGACAGGTTTACTAATGAATTCTAACaaacacttaaggaagaaattatactcATTCTCTACCATCTCTATCAGAGGATAGAAGCCGAGGgaacacttcctaactcattcaACAAGATCAGTAGtactctgataccaaaaccagacgaAAACAGTACAGAAAACTACTGAACAAcagtataaaaagaattaaaaaaagaatgtataatcaagtgggatttatcccaagtACCTAAGATTGGTTCAACATTGAAAAATTAATtcatgtagccctggctggtgtggctcagtggattgaatgctggcctgagaaccaaaggtcgctggttggattcccagtcagggcatgtgcccaggctgggggcggggccccagtagggggtgggtgagaggcaaccacacactgatgtttctctccctctctttctcccttcccctctgtctaaaaataaataaataaaatcttaagaaagtaaataaaaataaacgtaTCCCTTAATACAAGTTTtagggggggttgtttgttttgtttttgtaaattggTCATCTTACCCTTCAGTCAGAGAACTGAGTTTTGGCAAATTGAGATTCTGCAGACTGGCCCCTTGGGACACCCGCAGAGCCCCTTGGTTTCTGGCTGACACTTCTTCCCAGGCCGGAGAGCACCTGGTGACAGCCCAGCATTGTGAGGCCCAGCATCCTCATTCCCAGCAATCGCTAGCCTGGGCCCACGCCCACGCCGTCTGGGGAGTGCTCAGGTCTCCCAGAAatgcccctttccctccttccttggaACTAGACCCTccgaggaggaaaggaaggagctgctgtgcaggctCCTCAAGGCGCTTGAAATAACCGTTTGTCCCCAACAGGGCTGTGCCGGGTTCGACCTGGGGTCTGCTGTCTGGGAACTTAAACCAGTAGGTTTCCCTGATGGACAGGGACTGATGGCCAAGGCTCATGAAGGCCGGGGCTTGGCGTTGGGTCAAGGTCAGATTCGGTGAGCAAAGGGGCCACGGCCAACTTCTTGGGCTCCAGACGCAAGAAAAGGACAAGCCTCTCGCGTCTCTTGATCCCTCAGTTCCAGAGAGGCCGAGGTGGCCAGGAGGCGCCAGTCTCGTAGCCTGTTGCCCCTTGGAGTGACCCTggccccccctccgccccccaacCCCGCTCCCCCATCTGTGACCATCATTTGGGGATATCTAGGGCCAAGTCATCCTCACCCTAACCTCGAGGTCCGGCCTCTTCGGTCCGGTCAGTTAGGGGGAAACGAGGGTGAAGAAGCAACTGAGAAGCTCAGCGACCATCTCAGGCCACTGTGAGCCTCGTGAGGCTGGCGCGCTGGACGctcctctctgcagcagccgctgCCTTTCTCGCAGTTCCTCTGCGCATGCACCCCCTCGCGTGCCTCCCGCGTGCCCTCGCAGCCCATTCTGCCCCTCGGCCCTTTACAACCCCCTGCCTCCCACGCTCCCTCCCGGCCCGCGCATGCGCCTGTGCTGCTCTCCCTTTGCATCACAGGGCCAACTCCCGCCCCTCCTTCAACACACCTGTGCTCACACTGGcgcacactcatgcacacacatgcacacacgcacaaacacactctgtctctctcccgccctctccctctctctctcatacagtggagtattactcagccagaaaaaaatgaatgccTGCCATTTGCAAGGACGTGGATGAAACTTGGAcggcattatgctaggtgaagtTAGCCAAAGACAAAGtgtcatttatatgtgaaatcgaaaaatatatttttattttatacatatttattatatgtttgttttatgtatatagtaccagtagaatggtggttgccaggggctggaaatGGGCTGAGGTAGGTGGAAGGGCACAAACTCTCAGTTCTAAGAAGCAGCGCGAAGGCCCTAATTTACAGCACAGTGTCTACAGTTACTCACAGAGCGTTGTTTACCGGGAAGTTGCTGAGAGTAGGTCTTTGTGTCCccacgacacacacacacacacacagttaactATATGAAACGATGAGTCTGTTAACTATCTTGAGTTTGGCAATCATTCCACCATGCATGTGGCTATCAAATCGTCATATTGTCCactttaaattatataatcaGATATGTCAATTCCTCAGGGAAGCTGCGGGAGGGAAGCCCAGAGTCAAAAATCAGAATAGTCTTCATGTGAATTGATTTTTGATGATAATAAAAAAACAACTTGCATTTCAagccttaaaaagtaaaaataaaaaataaaagataacagccctggttggtgtggctcagcggattgcaCGCCGGCCTGGGAACCGAAATGTTggcagtttgattccccatcagggcacgtgcctgggttgcaggccgggttccCATTTGGGGGTgaaccagaggcaaccaatcgatgttcctctcacacatcgatgtttctgtccttctccttctcccttcctctcctctccctgaaaataaataaataaaatcttttaaaaataaagaaaaagatagccctggcctggtagctcagttggttagaacatcatcctgatacaccaaagttgctagttcgattcccagtcagggcacaggcaagaatcaaccaatggggTCAGTGGGgaaaggtgtggctcagtggctcgAGTGCCACCTGCGAAGGTTGCcaattcaatgtttctcttacagtttgatgtttctctccctctctttctccctcccttctcctctctctaaaatataaataaataaatctttttttaaaaaagtcaaccaatgaacatataaataagtggaacaacaaatcaatgtttctctcccctctctaaaatcaatcaataattttattattatttttttaaggctgGCAGATGAGATCCCGCAGAAGAGAGATCTCTAAGAGGAGCTGGTTTTCCAGGGCTTGGGCGGACGTCAGAATGGCAGGAACATCCCTGACCTACGCTGGGTATCTGTGAGGATTTGGGACTTCATGGGAATGGGGAGCCAGTGGGGTATCAGGGGAGACCTCAGAGGCTGCCAGCCATACAGCTCAGGCCTAGAGACAGTCAGGAAGGGCAAACAGGATCTAATTGCCCAAGTCTCAGGCTCAGTCCTGGCTCCTCAggagccacctcctccaggggcCCCACTGCGGTGGCAGGAAGTAATGCCTGAGGCTCAGCTTCCGCCCAGGGTGTTTAGGCACTGCCCTGCCACTCCCCTCACTCCCGGGGACCTTCCCACTTGGGGCCTGCAGCACTTTCACTTCCCCCAggtgcccagcccctgcccctgccctggggagcaCCTGGCCTGCACTTTTGCCAAAAACAGGATGCAGACTCTGAGAAAGGGGCAATGAGAGAAGCGGGGGTGTGGGGTCGCTGGGCAGTAACccacagagaaaggaagacaggctTGCAGAGAGAAGCGTCCAGAAacccagagagggagaggatAGAGACCCTGAGGTTGGGGGAGACAGGAACCccctgggggagagagagggacagagactcagagagaagggaacagagaccCACAGCGGGGAGGACAAGAGActcaggagcaggaagaggggacaGATAGATGCAGAGATGGCAGAGCTTAGCAGGCAGTGAGGTCAGAGTGTCTGTGAGGTCGGCTGCTGTCCAGGGCCAGCCTGGGGTCCTGGTGCCCAGAGTAAGTGGGTACAAGTAGATCAGGAGTCCCTGTGGGTCCCCTCAGCCTGAACCATGAAGACCTTGGAGGGACTGCCCAGCATGTCCTTGGTGTCCACAAATTCCAAAACCCCTCAGgtactggtgtgtgtgtgtcccagtgGTGTGGGTgagggagacagggacagagacagagtcaAACCACCTAgcgtgcagggggagggggtggggctctACCCCagcacttcctctttctctgtgttcttcctttctctctgtctctcagcctctccctgtgTCGTTCAAGGCTTCTTTctacctctctccccactgccaaCTCCTCTTCCGGTCACTCACCCCTGCAGGCGAAGATGTCGGCCCAGGAAAGCTGCCTCAGCCTCATCAAGTACCTTCTCTTCGTTTTCAACCTCTTCTTTTTCGTGAGTTGTCTCCTGgccacccagcctgggccccCATCCCTGCCGCAGCCGCCCCACCCCGCATTCCTGCTTGCCCACCACCATGTTCTCATCCTCCCTACCCAGGTCCTCGGCAGCCTGGTTTTCTGCTTTGGTATATGGATCCTTGTGGACAAGACCAGCTTCGTGTCATTTGTGGGTGAGGGGGCCGGGGCAGTCAGGGAGGGCCTTCCTGGAGCACGCATGGACCCAGCCTCTCCACAGGTGGCCTCCTGGGGTCTCCCTTGTCCCAGGGAGGCCTCGCAGCACCCAACTCCCTAGGCagctcccaggccctgctgcACAGCTTGCCACTGGCCCGCCTCTCCAAGCCGCAGGGTCTTCCTCCTACAAATGAGTTATGCGCATCACTAAGAACAATAATAGTCATTTCCCAGGCCCTTCCTTTAGGGGAGGCTCATGTCCCCCTCCCATAAACCTCTCCTGAGGTTTCGAGCAGGGAAGTCACATATGGGGTGTCACGCAGCAAGGAAGTAGAAGCGCAGCTAGAACAGCAATAACAATAGTAGGAAAATAATAATGGGGTAATAGTCAAACTCTTAATGGCTTGTATTGAATAAGGACTCACCCTGCGTTGAGGACTGGGTTGAACACATGCCCCCGGGGTTTCCCTCAAAACAACCCAGGAAATAGACCCCGGGGAGGGTCAGTGGGCTTATCCAATGTCCCAGAACAAGAGACGGGGCTGAAACTGCTGGGa
The sequence above is drawn from the Desmodus rotundus isolate HL8 chromosome 12, HLdesRot8A.1, whole genome shotgun sequence genome and encodes:
- the LOC112310085 gene encoding orphan sodium- and chloride-dependent neurotransmitter transporter NTT5-like encodes the protein MGCEGTREAREGVHAQRNCEKGSGCCREERPARQPHEAHNTQTLEARAEKAKAWETQAYEAQKRYTQPKQTSVLGLESAQALKQKPLIKMTEVPEKKKKKKKSEAPYTRPLWSNKVEYILAQVGYSVRAINLWRFPYLWLHHGGCNFCLIYIFLLLSIGIPLLFLEMAVGQRMHQGSIGVWKIIGPWVGGVGYTSFMVCLIAGLYLNVLNAWILTYLSQSFRYSIPWEHCPLLKNSSDFDPECERTTPSMYFWYRMTLKASDSIEDSGPPVFSLSVPFLLSWCLVGTFMINGLKSIGKVMYVLVPVPYIIMLCFLVRGPLLEGAGFGLQHLKVFKLSALYSVDVWCYAGVQVLFTLGLGYGPIVSLSSYMDPSNNCLHDAFLVTLVNLGSMMLATPSIFCVLGFWATIITDRCSEKNAETLSSLVTLGKLPPEAQPPENLGHHPATIFFAWLSSLPPSISSLVLSHIVECNLEKQFLKVKEGPNFAFLAFIEAMSFAPGSVFWTALHFLMLLTFGLNVMTGTLQGIITPLQDSFSSFRKYPKLFTVVVFVLMSLCGLFFTRPSGIYYIGLLSEYWMILPIILIVTFENVAVAWAYGARRFLADLATLWGRSIHPIFHWLWCTLSPFVLLALFMATLILLSLKTLSYLAWDSSTSKEVFRQYPTWVLLAMMALFLAVTLPIPVYFVYCLTHGIPFKPRSLDGPVKGAHKEPVLQDDKQTADQLSV